AGTTGTGGGAAAGGGGGGAGAAACCTCTGTGATCTCTGTGTCTCTGTGGTGAATTTTGAGAGTGAACCACGGAGGCACAGAGGACACGGAGGAAGTAAATCGCTGTGACCTCTGTGTCTCTGTGGTGAATTTTGAGAGTAAACCACGGAGGAAGTAAATCGCTGTGACCTCTGTGTCTCTGTGGTGAATTTTGAGAATAAACCACGGAGGCACGGAGGACACGGAGGACAGGATAATTTTGGGTGGGTTCTGTTGATAGAGCGTTTTCGGGAGGAGGGTGGATGCCATGCTGTTGGAACTGAAGCGTTGGGTTGTGCCGCCCGGTCACCAAGTTTTGTTGCGAGATGTGTCTTGGTCAGAATTGGAGCAAATTTTGGAGGAACTGGGTGAGCATCGAGCGGTTCGCATCTCTTACAGCAGTGGTTTATTGGAACTTATGACGCCTCTGCCCGAACATGAGGATGATAAAGTCATCATCAGCGATTTCGTTAAGATTCTCTTAGAGGAGCAAGGGAGGGAGTTTCGGAACCTCGGATCGACGACGTTTAAGCATGAGCAGATGGATCAAGCTGTAGAACCTGATGAATGTTTTTATATCCAACACGAAGCAGCCATTCGGGGCAAAAAACGAATTGATTTAGGAGTTGATCCTCCCCCAGACCTAGTCATCGAGATTGATATCACAGCCCGCACTCGCCTGGGTAACTATGAAAAATTGAGAGTGCCAGAACTCTG
The Thermoleptolyngbya sichuanensis A183 DNA segment above includes these coding regions:
- a CDS encoding Uma2 family endonuclease, which translates into the protein MLLELKRWVVPPGHQVLLRDVSWSELEQILEELGEHRAVRISYSSGLLELMTPLPEHEDDKVIISDFVKILLEEQGREFRNLGSTTFKHEQMDQAVEPDECFYIQHEAAIRGKKRIDLGVDPPPDLVIEIDITARTRLGNYEKLRVPELWRYDSEALEMYVLQGETYSLSSESLQFPGMALQEAIPHYLEMSKTQGRTVAMRAFRDWVQQQMKPL